One window from the genome of Cyclobacterium amurskyense encodes:
- a CDS encoding RagB/SusD family nutrient uptake outer membrane protein — MKFYNIIICFVLGLLLNGCSEILTEDPVSLATSDGYYVTERGIEDGLKASYTTLRSFYGQQNGFFLTVTGTDIFTNGFGGIANNPDINNYSSNFLGTNSTVTNIWNSLYVGVNQCNTVVSKIPEVIGISDTRRKEVEAEARFLRALYYFHLVQQWGDVHFSLEETKGVETEANKTPATTIYNSGILPDLEFAVANLPLSAADPGRAFKGAAEAILARVQLTLGNWEDAEELASNVINNYDFELITPYADLWDINNDTNNEFIWTVQFTDDPLLNGPGNSGHLYFIFDYTFNPAMVRDTENGRPFQRFLPTNYLFSLYDREVDARWNGSFKTVWYANIPGEINGHQVIPGDTAIHIVMEPVADEVKQAAPYWIIDYKGNWIGDVNAYQEIGTNQRRNYPSLLKFLDPLRPSTNETAGRRDFPVVRLAEMYLIASEAAWRQGDANAAADYMNVLRSRAAIPGKEAQMQVNAADIDLDFILEERARELVGEKHRWYDLKRTGTLLERVRQYNLDASPNIKEMHLVRPIPQTQIDRASNPAEFKQNPGY, encoded by the coding sequence ATGAAATTCTATAATATAATTATTTGTTTCGTTCTGGGCCTTTTATTAAATGGATGTAGCGAAATATTAACAGAAGATCCAGTGAGTTTGGCAACATCTGATGGCTATTATGTGACAGAAAGAGGAATTGAGGATGGCCTCAAAGCGTCTTATACAACGCTTAGAAGCTTTTACGGTCAGCAAAATGGTTTTTTCCTTACCGTAACAGGTACAGATATCTTCACCAATGGTTTTGGAGGGATTGCCAATAACCCTGATATCAACAATTATTCTTCTAACTTTCTAGGAACCAATTCTACGGTAACCAACATATGGAATTCCTTGTATGTAGGGGTAAACCAATGCAATACTGTGGTTAGTAAAATTCCTGAGGTCATTGGTATTTCAGATACACGTAGAAAAGAAGTTGAGGCAGAGGCGAGGTTCCTTCGTGCCCTCTATTATTTTCATTTGGTTCAGCAGTGGGGAGATGTTCACTTTTCACTTGAAGAAACCAAAGGAGTAGAGACAGAAGCAAACAAAACCCCTGCCACTACTATTTATAACAGTGGGATTCTACCTGATTTGGAATTTGCGGTTGCCAATTTGCCTTTAAGCGCTGCTGATCCTGGACGAGCCTTCAAAGGGGCTGCAGAAGCCATTTTAGCCAGAGTCCAATTGACATTGGGTAATTGGGAAGATGCAGAAGAACTTGCCTCTAATGTGATCAATAATTATGATTTTGAGCTGATTACTCCTTATGCCGACCTTTGGGATATCAACAATGACACCAATAATGAATTTATTTGGACAGTGCAATTTACCGATGATCCGTTATTGAATGGACCGGGTAATTCCGGACACTTGTATTTTATATTTGACTATACTTTCAACCCTGCTATGGTTAGGGATACGGAGAATGGTAGGCCTTTTCAGCGTTTTCTACCAACCAATTATTTATTTAGCTTATATGATAGGGAAGTTGATGCACGTTGGAATGGTTCTTTTAAAACCGTTTGGTATGCAAACATCCCTGGTGAAATTAATGGACACCAGGTAATTCCCGGAGATACTGCCATACATATTGTAATGGAACCTGTAGCCGATGAAGTGAAACAAGCTGCTCCTTATTGGATCATCGATTACAAAGGGAATTGGATAGGTGATGTTAATGCTTATCAGGAAATTGGTACCAATCAGCGTAGAAATTATCCTTCATTGTTGAAATTTCTGGACCCTTTACGTCCCAGTACAAATGAAACAGCAGGGAGACGGGATTTCCCTGTAGTGAGACTGGCAGAAATGTACTTGATAGCTAGTGAAGCTGCCTGGCGTCAAGGAGATGCCAATGCGGCCGCTGATTATATGAACGTATTGAGGTCACGTGCTGCAATTCCTGGAAAGGAGGCGCAAATGCAAGTGAATGCGGCAGATATTGACCTGGATTTTATTTTGGAAGAAAGGGCCAGGGAGTTGGTAGGGGAGAAGCATCGCTGGTACGACCTTAAAAGGACCGGTACTTTACTTGAGAGAGTTAGGCAATATAATCTTGATGCAAGTCCTAACATTAAGGAAATGCATCTGGTGAGACCCATACCACAGACCCAGATAGATAGAGCAAGTAATCCTGCGGAGTTTAAGCAAAATCCTGGTTACTAA
- a CDS encoding SusC/RagA family TonB-linked outer membrane protein: MKKKFTNYQLVWLLVFSVLALCNNRQASAYTGKSTAIQPSELETINSNNALPIPLIGTVVDQNNSPIPGATVIVVGTTRGTVTDIDGKFNIDATVGQVIRVSFIGFQSAEVTVGNQTTINISLQEDTSALEEVVVVGYGTQRKSDLTGAISSVTSEDLKETPAGNFLEQSQGRLAGVDIVRANGSPGSPVQIRIRGNRSINASNEPLYVIDGIPTNANINDFNPNDIESMEVLKDASSVAIYGSRGANGVVLITTKRGKTGKAVISYDGYYGVKQPIENLNLMDGNAFAAYSRIARGHDGDDSSFDSNFLAPLEIENLQAGRFTNWLDLAIQTGSQQDHQVSVSGGTDKVNYYVSGSFFKEDGYIPGTDFERTAIRVNLESKLTDKLKMGLSATVSLSERNQMSSAPFSNSLGYSPLVGPYDEEGNFLAFPNPREGLLANPLLNYQPYQYIDETRGHRIFANLYAEYQFNDNLKLRVNYGPDFNLSRRGTYGGMLDGNINQGSINNQMDFAYTQENILSYDKSFGNHDLNLVGLFSVQSSRFETSSLSGQDIPIEKSLFYDLGSSSTITGIGSSLGEWGLTSYMGRANYRFDDKFLFTLTGRADGSSRLAEGNKWAFFPAFSAGYILSEEELMQGSKISFLKVRGGYGEVGNTAISAYQTLGGLERTTYVFGSTAAFGYANNLIPNPDLKWEISKTMNLGLDYGLFEDRINGSLEYYITNTSNLLLNRLLPITSGYNSVLQNIGSTRNSGWELSVNANIINRPAGLKWDVNMNVFSNKEQITELFDGESDDVGNNWFIGEPINVFYDFEQGGIWQLDEADLAADYGQQPGDIRINDVNGRGEDGELNKQPDGNINSDDRKVLGSTVPSWSGGLTNRVSYKGFDLSVLVHARMGQMLNSGYHNLGGNNWQGRYNAITMDYWTADNPTNAIPRPNAGEAPLYASAVRYFDGSYIKIRNIALGYNINAELIQKLGLTSARIYSTVNNAFIFSPYSTVDPETSNGNVGGGSPLTTASYIFGINLKF, translated from the coding sequence ATGAAAAAAAAGTTTACTAACTATCAGCTGGTTTGGCTGTTGGTGTTTTCTGTTTTGGCACTATGCAATAATAGGCAAGCAAGTGCTTATACAGGTAAATCAACTGCCATCCAACCTTCAGAATTGGAAACAATTAATTCCAATAATGCACTCCCGATTCCACTTATTGGAACGGTCGTAGATCAAAATAATTCTCCTATCCCTGGTGCTACAGTTATAGTTGTAGGAACTACTAGGGGAACGGTTACCGACATAGATGGGAAATTCAATATTGATGCTACCGTAGGACAAGTCATTAGGGTTTCATTTATTGGCTTTCAGTCGGCTGAAGTAACTGTCGGCAATCAAACCACTATCAATATTTCTTTGCAGGAAGATACCTCGGCTTTAGAAGAGGTTGTTGTTGTGGGTTATGGTACCCAGCGTAAAAGTGACCTGACAGGAGCCATCTCTTCTGTTACTAGTGAAGATCTAAAAGAAACTCCCGCCGGCAATTTTTTGGAACAATCCCAAGGCAGGTTAGCCGGTGTTGATATTGTTAGGGCAAATGGCTCTCCAGGATCACCTGTTCAAATTAGAATTCGAGGCAATCGATCCATTAATGCAAGTAATGAACCGCTCTATGTAATTGATGGCATTCCTACCAATGCAAATATCAATGATTTTAACCCCAATGATATTGAATCAATGGAGGTTTTAAAGGATGCAAGTTCTGTAGCTATCTATGGTTCCAGAGGGGCCAATGGCGTGGTTTTGATTACGACCAAAAGAGGAAAAACAGGGAAGGCAGTTATTAGCTACGATGGCTATTATGGGGTAAAACAACCCATAGAAAACCTCAATCTTATGGATGGGAATGCATTTGCGGCCTATTCCAGAATTGCCAGAGGGCATGATGGAGATGATTCATCATTCGACAGTAATTTTCTTGCACCTCTAGAAATAGAAAACCTACAAGCGGGTAGATTTACAAATTGGTTGGATTTAGCCATACAGACGGGCAGTCAACAAGACCACCAAGTCTCCGTTAGTGGTGGAACCGATAAAGTAAATTATTATGTATCGGGTTCTTTTTTCAAAGAAGACGGTTATATACCGGGTACTGATTTCGAAAGAACAGCAATACGAGTTAACCTTGAGTCTAAATTAACGGATAAGCTTAAAATGGGGCTTAGTGCTACGGTTAGCTTAAGTGAAAGAAATCAAATGTCTAGCGCTCCCTTTTCAAATTCTTTGGGATATTCCCCCTTAGTAGGTCCTTATGATGAAGAGGGAAATTTCTTGGCTTTCCCAAACCCTAGGGAAGGCCTGCTTGCCAATCCTTTGCTTAACTATCAACCTTATCAGTACATAGATGAGACTAGAGGGCATAGGATCTTTGCCAATCTCTATGCTGAATACCAATTCAATGACAATTTAAAACTTAGAGTGAATTACGGGCCTGATTTCAATTTATCCAGAAGAGGAACTTATGGTGGAATGTTGGATGGAAACATAAACCAAGGGTCTATAAACAACCAAATGGATTTTGCTTATACTCAGGAAAACATTCTTTCCTATGACAAAAGTTTTGGAAATCATGACCTTAATTTGGTTGGCTTATTTTCAGTACAGTCAAGTCGATTTGAAACTTCCTCACTCTCAGGACAAGACATTCCTATTGAGAAATCCTTGTTTTATGACTTGGGAAGTTCTTCTACAATCACTGGAATTGGTAGCTCTCTAGGTGAATGGGGACTTACCTCCTATATGGGAAGGGCTAATTACCGCTTTGATGACAAATTTCTGTTTACCCTTACAGGTAGAGCTGATGGATCTTCAAGGTTAGCAGAAGGCAATAAGTGGGCCTTTTTCCCCGCATTTTCTGCAGGTTATATTTTATCTGAAGAAGAATTAATGCAGGGGTCTAAAATTTCCTTTTTAAAGGTTAGAGGTGGATATGGTGAAGTGGGAAATACTGCCATTTCTGCTTATCAGACCCTCGGTGGACTGGAAAGAACCACCTATGTTTTTGGGTCTACTGCTGCTTTTGGTTATGCCAATAACTTAATCCCAAATCCAGATTTGAAATGGGAGATTTCAAAAACCATGAATTTAGGTCTTGATTATGGTTTGTTTGAGGACCGAATTAACGGTAGTCTGGAGTATTATATTACCAATACCAGCAATCTATTATTGAACAGGTTATTACCAATTACCTCTGGGTACAATTCCGTTCTGCAAAATATAGGAAGTACTAGAAATTCCGGTTGGGAGCTGTCTGTTAATGCCAACATTATCAACCGACCTGCGGGCTTAAAATGGGATGTTAACATGAATGTTTTTTCCAATAAAGAGCAAATTACAGAGCTGTTTGATGGAGAGAGTGATGATGTAGGAAACAACTGGTTTATAGGTGAGCCTATCAATGTGTTTTACGATTTTGAGCAAGGGGGAATCTGGCAATTAGATGAGGCAGATTTAGCTGCGGATTATGGGCAACAACCAGGTGATATCCGAATCAATGATGTGAATGGAAGAGGTGAAGACGGTGAATTAAATAAGCAACCCGATGGGAATATTAATTCGGATGACAGAAAGGTTTTGGGCTCTACAGTACCTAGCTGGTCAGGTGGATTAACCAATAGAGTTAGCTATAAGGGCTTCGATTTATCAGTGCTCGTGCATGCCAGAATGGGTCAAATGCTGAATAGCGGCTATCATAATTTGGGAGGAAACAATTGGCAAGGCAGGTACAATGCCATTACAATGGATTACTGGACAGCTGATAATCCTACAAATGCGATTCCTAGACCAAATGCCGGTGAGGCTCCATTGTATGCCTCTGCTGTTAGGTATTTTGATGGTTCTTATATTAAAATAAGAAACATTGCCTTGGGATATAATATAAATGCAGAACTGATTCAGAAGTTAGGTTTAACATCTGCCAGAATTTACTCTACGGTCAATAACGCTTTTATCTTCTCTCCTTATTCTACGGTGGATCCGGAAACATCAAATGGCAATGTAGGAGGTGGAAGTCCCCTTACTACAGCCTCTTATATTTTTGGAATTAATTTGAAATTTTAA
- a CDS encoding alkaline phosphatase D family protein produces the protein MNKSTDSREILKYWGTTPDGEINLYESAYKILSADKNASYADLIKNSSFKDLLIQQNRGILAGPMLGQIKSNCASVWLRTLEPAKVEVWIEKTGEGKIYGPVFTDGKTELSAVVKIDDLKPSTSYPYKIIVNGITLSPSVEQIIKTLPEDNQYEEVKIAFGSCPHRWGLGNHTLLEQIQKRGNQAMLFLGDIAVQDRNDHLGMHRADYLLRDFLPAWQNFAAQTPVYASWDDHDYFDNDKAGIPDGYSEKGRNGVREVFKHSWVNNSYGDETGQEGIFTRDRIGPFDIIMTDNRFFRTGKKGSFLGPQQMNWLKEQLLDCEGPFIVLSCGSMWSDYVSNGKDSWGVNDPEGREELFSFIEENNISGVLLISGDRHGARGFTIPRKSNFGFYEFEAASLGARVGPPANDPSWDTQLYGIDGEFAFGEFTYLPSKKDPAVVFRLVSEDGHSIFEKKIRKSELTP, from the coding sequence ATGAACAAGAGCACAGATAGCCGGGAGATTTTGAAATACTGGGGCACAACACCTGATGGTGAAATAAACCTTTACGAATCGGCATATAAAATTCTATCAGCCGATAAAAATGCATCCTATGCTGATTTAATAAAAAATTCTTCATTTAAAGACCTGCTTATTCAGCAAAACCGCGGAATTCTTGCCGGCCCCATGCTTGGACAAATTAAATCCAATTGTGCTTCAGTCTGGCTAAGGACTTTAGAACCTGCAAAAGTAGAAGTGTGGATTGAGAAAACTGGAGAAGGGAAAATCTATGGACCAGTATTTACTGATGGAAAAACCGAGTTATCAGCAGTTGTAAAAATTGATGATTTAAAACCTTCTACAAGCTATCCTTATAAGATCATTGTAAACGGTATAACCCTTTCGCCAAGCGTTGAACAAATCATCAAAACCTTGCCAGAAGACAACCAATATGAAGAGGTGAAAATTGCTTTTGGTTCCTGCCCGCACCGTTGGGGCTTAGGAAACCATACTTTGCTGGAGCAAATTCAAAAGAGAGGAAATCAAGCGATGCTGTTTTTAGGTGATATTGCTGTTCAAGATAGAAATGATCATTTGGGCATGCATAGGGCTGATTACTTGTTAAGAGATTTTTTACCTGCCTGGCAAAACTTTGCTGCACAAACTCCTGTTTATGCTTCTTGGGATGATCATGACTATTTTGATAATGACAAAGCCGGGATACCTGATGGATACTCAGAAAAGGGTCGAAATGGTGTCAGGGAAGTATTCAAGCATTCATGGGTCAACAACTCTTATGGAGATGAAACAGGTCAGGAAGGGATATTTACAAGGGACAGAATAGGCCCCTTTGACATCATCATGACGGACAATCGATTTTTTAGAACCGGGAAAAAAGGTTCATTTTTAGGCCCTCAACAGATGAATTGGTTAAAAGAACAATTATTGGATTGTGAAGGACCATTTATTGTCCTGTCCTGTGGATCCATGTGGAGTGATTATGTATCCAATGGTAAAGATTCATGGGGAGTAAATGACCCCGAAGGAAGGGAAGAGTTGTTTAGTTTTATCGAAGAAAATAATATCAGTGGTGTCTTGCTTATTTCGGGAGACAGACACGGGGCCAGAGGATTTACCATACCAAGGAAATCTAATTTTGGATTTTATGAGTTTGAAGCTGCTAGTTTGGGTGCAAGGGTAGGGCCTCCCGCCAATGACCCTTCCTGGGACACCCAATTGTATGGCATCGACGGGGAATTTGCTTTTGGAGAATTTACTTACCTCCCTTCTAAAAAGGACCCGGCTGTAGTTTTCCGGCTTGTAAGTGAAGATGGACATTCTATTTTCGAGAAAAAAATTAGAAAAAGTGAATTAACACCATGA
- a CDS encoding alkaline phosphatase D family protein, with protein sequence MKNLFGLPKNTGKLYFPNGFKVTEVSTTEAVVWTRLSHSKKPKPIIHKKAKTKPKANNYYPVDFDENQPVKNMDGAIVGAKGKVRIKYKAKGKTVETDWYKTESINDFTAQIPLTNLKSGEHYSFELEAMPADGQVHSSVSGSFNTASDPTEIKSVNLTTSTCQYFWNYDDAKRGFKTYDAMTKLKPDFFVHTGDYVYYDRIGPLATDIEKARHKWHAMDGWASIKEFYQQVPIYMLKDDHDLLKDDVYPDSSPLGELTLENGLKIWRENVPLKDKPYRTFRWGKDLQIWLVEGREYRSPKDISAGQPRTIWGEEQKNWFIETFEKSDATFKILFSPTPVVGPDREKKRDNHANQLFEKEGNWIRGFLSDKKGVFVVNGDRHWQYYSIDEATGLREFGAGPVSDSQSGGWSQDDKRPEHQFLRVKGGFLGIKVFRNGSVPKIDFRHYDVEGRIVNKVEFDS encoded by the coding sequence ATGAAAAATCTCTTTGGCTTGCCTAAGAACACCGGAAAGTTGTATTTCCCGAATGGCTTTAAAGTAACCGAAGTATCTACAACTGAGGCAGTCGTATGGACCAGGCTTAGTCATAGTAAAAAGCCTAAACCGATTATTCATAAAAAGGCCAAAACAAAGCCTAAAGCCAACAATTATTACCCGGTAGATTTTGATGAAAATCAGCCGGTGAAAAATATGGATGGTGCCATTGTTGGGGCTAAAGGAAAAGTTAGAATTAAATACAAGGCAAAGGGGAAAACTGTAGAAACAGATTGGTATAAAACTGAATCGATCAATGATTTTACTGCCCAAATACCTTTGACAAATCTAAAATCAGGTGAACATTATTCCTTTGAATTGGAGGCCATGCCAGCGGATGGACAGGTTCATTCATCTGTGTCAGGTAGTTTTAATACTGCTTCTGACCCAACGGAGATTAAGTCGGTAAACTTAACCACTTCCACCTGCCAATACTTCTGGAATTATGATGATGCCAAGCGGGGTTTCAAAACTTATGATGCAATGACAAAATTAAAGCCCGATTTTTTCGTACATACAGGAGATTATGTGTATTATGACAGGATTGGGCCATTGGCCACTGATATAGAAAAGGCCAGACATAAGTGGCATGCTATGGATGGTTGGGCTTCTATTAAGGAATTCTATCAACAAGTGCCAATTTATATGCTTAAGGATGATCATGATTTGCTTAAGGATGATGTATATCCGGATTCCAGTCCCTTGGGTGAGTTAACTTTGGAAAATGGCTTAAAGATTTGGCGAGAAAATGTTCCCTTAAAAGACAAACCTTACAGGACTTTTAGATGGGGAAAAGATTTACAGATTTGGCTTGTGGAGGGGAGGGAATACCGAAGTCCTAAAGACATATCCGCAGGCCAGCCCAGAACGATTTGGGGTGAAGAGCAAAAGAATTGGTTCATAGAAACCTTTGAAAAATCAGATGCCACTTTTAAAATCTTGTTTTCTCCCACCCCCGTAGTTGGTCCGGATAGAGAGAAAAAACGAGACAACCATGCCAATCAATTGTTTGAAAAAGAAGGAAATTGGATAAGAGGATTTTTGTCCGATAAAAAGGGGGTTTTTGTAGTCAATGGAGACAGGCATTGGCAGTATTATTCTATAGATGAAGCAACAGGTTTGAGAGAGTTTGGTGCAGGTCCCGTATCAGATTCCCAATCCGGAGGCTGGTCTCAAGATGATAAACGACCAGAACATCAATTTTTGAGGGTAAAGGGCGGGTTTTTGGGAATAAAAGTATTCCGAAATGGCTCTGTTCCCAAAATTGACTTCAGGCATTATGATGTAGAAGGAAGAATAGTGAATAAAGTAGAATTTGATAGTTGA